Proteins encoded together in one Cherax quadricarinatus isolate ZL_2023a chromosome 68, ASM3850222v1, whole genome shotgun sequence window:
- the LOC128697803 gene encoding oxidative stress-responsive serine-rich protein 1, with the protein MASVSDDDRALVQKKDTDVSVTLPFPELLPVGRVNYSLPAMSFLGDENESSHETLPVKEPDKAPVKALEEKKRENLDMCEDCLRRQSEHHLSSSDRRSSHGMKYPPFLEYSLANLHLSPGKKKPLLRKSKLAVLGAKYSSELRSGSYTGIIFDLVNASKDIGNKKLPKKVSASEIGKIPPISSDVLLNPGKSAPGVFHVPKSGLFESLNKKTEAKDFASVCQSNKSLSSDKYSANKKLEFSPHGCKHRSQPKSRRVLYKRRCRRRLTEGELPDLKSLSLTETLDVGTVRSCSQQARSADYEDVTMDELAAYLDNFLYLPKKMSHMAEMMYT; encoded by the coding sequence ATGGCTTCTGTGAGTGATGATGACAGGGCGCTGGTGCAGAAGAAAGACACCGATGTCTCTGTGACCTTGCCATTTCCTGAGCTACTACCTGTTGGAAGAGTTAATTACTCATTACCTGCTATGAGTTTTTTGGGTGATGAAAATGAGAGTAGTCATGAGACTTTACCAGTTAAGGAGCCTGATAAAGCTCCAGTGAAAGCTTtagaagagaaaaagagagagaatttAGACATGTGTGAAGACTGCTTGCGGCGGCAAAGTGAACATCACTTGTCAAGTAGTGATCGTCGATCATCACATGGCATGAAGTACCCACCATTTTTGGAATATTCACTGGCTAATTTACACCTTTCTCCAGGAAAAAAGAAACCTCTGCTCAGGAAAAGTAAGCTGGCAGTTTTGGGTGCTAAATATAGTTCAGAGTTGCGTAGTGGAAGCTACACTGGGATTATATTTGATTTAGTAAATGCATCTAAAGATATAGGTAACAAGAAGCTTCCCAAGAAAGTATCTGCTTCAGAAATTGGTAAAATCCCTCCAATATCTAGTGATGTTTTATTGAATCCCGGAAAGTCTGCACCAGGCGTATTTCATGTTCCTAAATCTGGCTTGTTTGAGTCGCTGAATAAGAAAACTGAGGCAAAAGATTTTGCAAGTGTTTGTCAAAGTAATAAGAGTTTGagcagtgataaatatagtgcaaaCAAGAAACTAGAATTCTCTCCCCATGGGTGTAAGCACCGTAGTCAGCCAAAGTCACGTAGAGTGTTGTATAAAAGACGCTGTCGGCGACGATTAACAGAAGGAGAACTACCAGACCTTAAAAGTCTGTCACTCACTGAGACTCTGGATGTTGGCACTGTTCGCTCATGTTCACAACAAGCTCGTAGTGCAGACTATGAAGATGTTACCATGGATGAACTGGCAGCGTATCTTGATaacttcctctacctcccgaAGAAGATGTCTCATATGGCAGAAATGATGTACACATGA